Genomic segment of Luteolibacter sp. Y139:
GAGGGACAAGGTGATCGGGGAGCCGGTCAAGCCGGCGGAGCTGAAGGCGAATGACTTCGATTGGAATGAGTATCGGATCGTTTGTGAGGGTCCGCGGATCCAGTCGTGGGTGAATGGGGTGGCGGCGCTGGATTACACGGAGGCTGACGCGAAGATTCCGCTGGAAGGGCTGATCGGGCTGCAGACGCATGGCGGAGGCAAAGTGCTGGTGCAGTTCAAGGAGATCACGATCGAGGAACTGCCAGCGACGCCTGGTGCGCCGACTTGGGAGAAGGCGGATCCGCGCTTGCCGGAGAATGAGAAGGCATCGTTCACGGTGCCGGGTGGGTTTGAGGTGGAACTGGTGGCCTCGGAGAAGGAAGGCGTGGGCAAGCCGATCACGATGGCGTGGGACCATGCCGGGCGGATGTGGACGATGACAGCGCTGGAGTATCCGGTGGATGCCAATGAGGACGAGGCGCAGGCGGAGGCGCTCTATCAGAAGGGTGGGAAGGACAAGGTGCTGGTGTTCGATGAACCGTGGAAGCCAGGGCTACAAACGCCGCGGGTGTTTGCGGATGGGCTGGCGATCCCGCTGGGGATGATGCCCTGGAAAGGCGGCGCGGTGGTCCAGTATGGGCACGATGTCCGCTACTATGCGGATCGTAATAACGACGGGAAGGCGGATGGCCATGAGGTGCTGCTGACCGGCTTCGGGATTCAGGATTCGCATTTGTTTCCGCACCAGTTCGAGCGATCGCCGGGTGGTTGGCTCTACCTGGCGCAAGGGCTTTTCAACTACTCGAAGGTGAAGCGGCCCGGTGATGTTCCGTTTGCCGACGGGAGCAAGGAGGTGGCCTTCAACCAGTGCAAGCTGGCGCGGGCGAAGCTGGATGGGTCGGCCTTCGAGCTGCTGACGGCCGGGCCGAACAATATCTGGGGCTTTGTGACCGGGCGTGATGGCCGGGAGTTTCTGCAGGAGGCGAATGACCTGGGACATCCGGTGTCGGAGTTCATCGCGGGCACGCACTATCCGACGGGATCGAAGGAGAAGCTGCGGCCGTATGCGCCGCAATTGCCGGAGTCGACGCCGGGACAGCCGATGGGTGGCACGGGATTGAGTGGATTGGCGCTGGCGGATGACGAGGGCAGTTCCTTTGCGGCGAAGTGGCCGGAGGAGAAGATGTTCTACATTGCCAATCCGATTACCAATCGGATCCAGATCGTCACGCGTGCGGAGGATGGGAAATACCAGAAGCGCGAGGACTTCCTAGTTTCGTCGGACGAGTGGTTCCGGCCGGTGTCGGTGCAGTTCGGGCCGGATGGGTGTCTCTACATCGCGGACTGGTATAACAAGATCATCTCGCACAACGAGGTGCCGCGGAATCATCCGGATCGCGACAAGACGCGTGGCCGGATCTGGCGGGTGAAGGCGAAGGGCGTGGCTCCGGTGCAGCCGCCGGATTTGACGAAGCTGAAGGCAACCAGATTGATCGAGCAGTTGGACAACGGGAATGCGCGGGTGGCCCGGATGGCTTGGGAGGAGCTTGGAGACCGGAACGACAAGTCGGTGGTGGAGGACCTGGAGGAATTGGCGCGAAAGGAGGGCGCGCCTGTGGCAACGCGTCTCGGCGCGCTGTTCGCCCTGCGCGAGATGAATGCGGTGACGCTGCCGGTGGTGCTGTTTCTGATGGCGGACAAGAATGCTGATCTCAGGCGTGAAGCTCTGGAAGCATCCGAGCAGCTTGCTTCCAAGGAGCAGGAGCCGATGGGGACAAGGCGCAGTGAATCCGACTTCAGCGTCCTTGCCACGCACGCGATCATGCTGCGGCGGTATCCGACAGTGACCTCCAAGATGCTGCAATCGCTTGCATGGAATGTTCCGCCCGCTTCCGAGGGAAATGATTGCGCGGCCTATGAGCGAAAGTTTCTCCGCTACCTGATCCGGTGGGCGATGGAAGCTCATGTGGATGTCACCCGGGAGATCCTGGGAGCGGATCTGCTATTTGAAGGGAAGGCGCTTGCGGTGCTATCGCTGCCGCCTGAGGAAGCGGCCCGGAGGCTGTTGCAGTTGCTTCCGCTTTATGGGCGTCCGCTCAATGCCGAGGAATCGGCGTTGCTCGGTAGCCAGCTTTCGCAGCCGGAGGTGGCGAAGGCTTTCGCGGAGCTCGCGGATGATCCGAACCGGCGCGGGATGCTGCTGAAGTCGCTGCTTCAAATTGATCCTTCGGCGGCTGCGGATCCCTTGCTGCGCGCCAGCGTGGGAAAAGCGACCGAGGCGATGGTCAGGGACAATCCGACGACGATGCCGCTGGCATTCGATCTTGCGAGGCGGTTTCAGTTGAAGGAACTCGCGCCCTTGCTCCGGGAGCAGGCGTCGAAAGGGGTTTCGCCGGAGGTGCTGGCTTCGATTCTGAAGACGCTGAATGAGATCCAGTCTGCGGATGCCGGGCTGGCGAAGACGCATCTGGATGATGGGAACGAGATGGTGGCGCGTGAGGCGCTGATCGGGTTTGCGTCCGCTGGTGGAGCTGAGGCGGTGGCGGAGATTGGGAAGCGCTGGGGATCGTTGAGCGGGGCGCTGCGGCAGTTTGCGGTGAGCGGGATGGTGTCTAACAAGGAGTCGACGGAGGCGTTTGCGAAGGCGGTGACGGCGGGTGGTTTCACGGGCTTCGATCCTTCGGTGGTGGAGAAGCTTTCGGCGGTATTGGGTGCGGATCATCCCGTCTTCAAGGAGCTGCTTTCGAAGGTGGAAGGATTGTTGGTTCCGACGATTCGCTTGCCGGGGAAGAATGGCGCGGTGGTGGCGACGGGATTAAAGCTTGAGGGGCCGTTCACGGTTGAATCGTGGATCAAGCTGGATGAGGGCATCGACAATCGCGACGGGTTGTTAGGGAAACGTGGTGGCGGGCCGTGTGTGAATTTCTGGGATGCCAAGGTGCGGTTCTGGGATGGTGCGCGGGATGTGGTGATTGCGGAGCGTCCGGTCAAAGCGGGGAAGTGGTCGCACTGCGCGATGACGCGTGATGACGCGGGGAAGATCGCGGTGTTCGTGGATGGCGAGCCGGCGGGTGTGTCGCAGGGTGGGTTCGATGGGGCGATGGAGATGATGGATATCGGCAAGGTGAATGAGCCGGGTGGCACGGCGGCTTCGCTGCTGGAGTTCCGGGTGTGGGACATCGCGCGGAGTCCGGCGGAGATCCTGGGGAGCTTCCGGACGCGCTTCACCAGTGGGCAGGATCATCTGGTGTTTCATGCGGGAGCCGATCTTTCGAAGCTGACGCTGGAAGGCGGTGCGGGCATCGAGTGGACGGTGGATTTTCCGGAGCTGCATACGCCGGAGCAGGCGGCGGCTTTGGCGGCGAAGTTTGATCGCTTTCGGGCGATGGCTTCGAAGGGCGGAGACGCGGCGGCTGGGAAGCAGTTGTTCCAGGCGACGTGCATGATCTGTCATCAGGCGAAAGGCGAGGGGACCGCGGTCGGGCCGAATCTGAGTGGTGCGGGTGCGATGGGTTTGGAGAGCTTGTTGCGGAATGTACTGACGCCGAATGCGCAGTTGGAGAGCGGCTATTACCGGCATGACATCACGCTGAAGGATGGCGGTTTGGTGAGTGGGTTCCTGGCTTCTGAAACGCCGAAGTTGATCGTGCTGCGGCAGATCGGTGCGGATGAGCGGGCGATCCCGGTGGATCAGGTGAAGGAGCACACGATTTCGAAGCGGTCGTTGATGCCGGAAGGGTTGATCGACGGGTTCGGGGAGAAGCAGGTGGCGGATCTGTTTGCGTTTTTGATGACGTTGAAGTGAGAGGTTTTGGCCGCGGATGGCGCGGATGGACGCGGATGAAAAAGACAGCGATGGGAAGTGGAGCTGTGGCACTCCGGTAATTCACTATGCCTCTATAGCGGAATTACCGGAGCAGTGGTGGTCGATGATCGGAATGAGGCGTCTGGGGCGGGCTCGGATAGGTCGGACCTTTGGCCCTTGTCATGATTGGGCGGCGATCCCTAGGCCTGTGGCCTAGGCTGGTATGGGGCGCGCCTTTGGCGCTGAAGAGCGAAACGATTAGCCGCCCTAATCTGGGGCCGTTCGGGACTACTCTACTATTCCAGTAAGCCTATATCCTGTAATTATTGGAGTGGATTTCCGGTGGCTCAGGCTGGGGTCTGGAACTCCGCTACTCCGGTATGCCTAGGAGAGCGGAGTAGCGGAGTTGGACGGGCTTGTGGGTGTAGGAATCGAGGCTCCCGACTGGGACGGCCGATTCACTCACGGATTCCTCCTTTCCCATATGTATAGGAAACGGGAAAACGGGAAAAGGTGCGCATTCCTGTGAGAGACCCGTGGCGGATCGAATTGCTCGGAGGGATGCGTTGAGCTTGCCGGGATCGAGAACAGACACGTTCGACACGTCCTTATTCCAGCATCGTCCCATTGCTGTTGGAAGAATGTCGACTGGCCCCCTCTAGGGCGCCGAGAATGCGGGAACCGGCTCCATTCGCATTCAGGGGTTCGCCATCCCGGAGTCAGAGCGCGCGGCGATAGTGCATGGCGACCGCTCCGCAGCGGAGAGGATTTGCCGAGACGAGTTCGAGCCGTCGCGTGGCGGGCAGGCCGGTCTCGTAGAGGGTCGGGCCGTGGCCGGCGATCCTGGGGTGGACGAGGAATTTGTATTCGTCGATTAGGTCCAGGCGGTCCAGTTCGGTGGCGAGTTTGCCGCTGCCGAGAAGGATGCCGTCCGGGGTCGCGTCCTTGAGCTTCTGCACGCCGGTGCGGAGGTCGCCGGCGAGGTGGTGGCTGTTGGTCCACGGGAAGGTCGTGTGTGTCGACGACACCACGTATTTTGGCTTGGTCTCCAGCTTGACTGCCCACTCGCGGATCGCTGGTGGTGCTTCGACGTCGCCTCGGGCGACGGCCGGCCAGTAGCTCTCCATCATTTCGTAGGTGACGCGGCCCCAGAGCATCGCCCCGGCTTCGTCCATGA
This window contains:
- a CDS encoding PVC-type heme-binding CxxCH protein, with translation MMRLVPLLFLILSASGEPVSLFDGKTLDGWEVRAGEEKWWKVQDGCITGGSLEEPVAHNTFLATTKRYANFELKLKMRLVKGEGFMNSGVQIRSIRVPGNFEMEGYQVDAGPGWWGKLYDESRRDKVIGEPVKPAELKANDFDWNEYRIVCEGPRIQSWVNGVAALDYTEADAKIPLEGLIGLQTHGGGKVLVQFKEITIEELPATPGAPTWEKADPRLPENEKASFTVPGGFEVELVASEKEGVGKPITMAWDHAGRMWTMTALEYPVDANEDEAQAEALYQKGGKDKVLVFDEPWKPGLQTPRVFADGLAIPLGMMPWKGGAVVQYGHDVRYYADRNNDGKADGHEVLLTGFGIQDSHLFPHQFERSPGGWLYLAQGLFNYSKVKRPGDVPFADGSKEVAFNQCKLARAKLDGSAFELLTAGPNNIWGFVTGRDGREFLQEANDLGHPVSEFIAGTHYPTGSKEKLRPYAPQLPESTPGQPMGGTGLSGLALADDEGSSFAAKWPEEKMFYIANPITNRIQIVTRAEDGKYQKREDFLVSSDEWFRPVSVQFGPDGCLYIADWYNKIISHNEVPRNHPDRDKTRGRIWRVKAKGVAPVQPPDLTKLKATRLIEQLDNGNARVARMAWEELGDRNDKSVVEDLEELARKEGAPVATRLGALFALREMNAVTLPVVLFLMADKNADLRREALEASEQLASKEQEPMGTRRSESDFSVLATHAIMLRRYPTVTSKMLQSLAWNVPPASEGNDCAAYERKFLRYLIRWAMEAHVDVTREILGADLLFEGKALAVLSLPPEEAARRLLQLLPLYGRPLNAEESALLGSQLSQPEVAKAFAELADDPNRRGMLLKSLLQIDPSAAADPLLRASVGKATEAMVRDNPTTMPLAFDLARRFQLKELAPLLREQASKGVSPEVLASILKTLNEIQSADAGLAKTHLDDGNEMVAREALIGFASAGGAEAVAEIGKRWGSLSGALRQFAVSGMVSNKESTEAFAKAVTAGGFTGFDPSVVEKLSAVLGADHPVFKELLSKVEGLLVPTIRLPGKNGAVVATGLKLEGPFTVESWIKLDEGIDNRDGLLGKRGGGPCVNFWDAKVRFWDGARDVVIAERPVKAGKWSHCAMTRDDAGKIAVFVDGEPAGVSQGGFDGAMEMMDIGKVNEPGGTAASLLEFRVWDIARSPAEILGSFRTRFTSGQDHLVFHAGADLSKLTLEGGAGIEWTVDFPELHTPEQAAALAAKFDRFRAMASKGGDAAAGKQLFQATCMICHQAKGEGTAVGPNLSGAGAMGLESLLRNVLTPNAQLESGYYRHDITLKDGGLVSGFLASETPKLIVLRQIGADERAIPVDQVKEHTISKRSLMPEGLIDGFGEKQVADLFAFLMTLK
- a CDS encoding dihydrofolate reductase family protein is translated as MSLLTFSINLTLDGCVDHQEGIADDETHAFFTRLMDEAGAMLWGRVTYEMMESYWPAVARGDVEAPPAIREWAVKLETKPKYVVSSTHTTFPWTNSHHLAGDLRTGVQKLKDATPDGILLGSGKLATELDRLDLIDEYKFLVHPRIAGHGPTLYETGLPATRRLELVSANPLRCGAVAMHYRRAL